Proteins from a single region of Rhinolophus sinicus isolate RSC01 linkage group LG13, ASM3656204v1, whole genome shotgun sequence:
- the RGMA gene encoding repulsive guidance molecule A: MQPPRERLVVTGRAGWMGMGRGAGRSALGFWPTLAFLLCSFPAATSPCKILKCNSEFWSATAGGHAPASDDAPEFCAALRTYALCTRRTARTCRGDLAYHSAVHGIEDLMSQHNCSRDGPTSQPRLRTLPPPGDSQERSDSPEICHYEKSFHKHSAAPNYTHCGLFGDPHLRTFTDRFQTCKVQGAWPLIDNNYLNVQVTNTPVLPGSAATATSKLTIIFKNFQECVEQKVYQAEMDELPAAFADGSKNGGDKHGANSLRITEKVSGQHVEIQAKYIGTTIVVRQVGRYLTFAVRMPEEVVNAVEDRDGQGLYLCLRGCPLSQQIDFQAFRGHQAASPAPAAPDTFPYETAVAKCKERLPVEDLYYQACVFDLLTTGDVNFTLAAYYALEDVKMLHSNKDKLHLYERTRESPGRAATAGLSPAPRLLPGSLLFLGLLPGFLDALAA, translated from the exons ccaCGTCCCCGTGCAAGATCCTCAAGTGCAACTCTGAGTTCTGGAGCGCCACGGCGGGCGGCCACGCCCCGGCCTCGGACGACGCCCCCGAGTTCTGCGCGGCCCTGCGCACCTACGCCCTGTGCACGCGCCGCACGGCCCGCACCTGCCGGGGCGACCTGGCCTACCACTCGGCCGTCCATGGCATAGAGGACCTCATGAGCCAGCACAACTGCTCCAGGGATGGCCCCACGTCGCAGCCGCGCCTGCGCACGCTCCCGCCGCCCGGGGACAGCCAGGAGCGCTCCGACAGCCCCGAGATCTGCCACTACGAGAAGAGCTTCCACAAGCACTCGGCCGCCCCCAACTACACGCACTGCGGCCTCTTCGGGGACCCGCACCTCAGGACTTTCACAGACCGATTCCAGACCTGCAAGGTGCAGGGCGCCTGGCCCCTCATCGACAATAATTATCTGAACGTGCAAGTCACCAACACGCCGGTGCTGCCGGGCTCGGCTGCCACAGCCACCAGCAAG CTCACCATCATCTTCAAAAACTTCCAGGAGTGCGTGGAGCAGAAGGTGTACCAGGCCGAGATGGACGAGCTCCCGGCCGCCTTCGCCGACGGCTCCAAGAACGGCGGGGACAAGCACGGGGCCAACAGCCTGCGGATCACGGAGAAGGTGTCGGGCCAGCACGTGGAGATCCAGGCCAAGTACATAGGCACCACCATTGTGGTGCGGCAGGTGGGCCGCTACCTGACTTTCGCGGTGCGCATGCCCGAGGAGGTGGTGAACGCCGTGGAGGATCGGGACGGCCAGGGCCTGTACCTCTGCCTGCGGGGCTGCCCCCTCAGCCAGCAGATCGACTTCCAGGCCTTCCGCGGCCACCAGGCCGCCAGCCCCGCGCCCGCGGCCCCTGACACCTTCCCGTACGAGACGGCCGTGGCCAAGTGCAAGGAGCGGCTGCCTGTGGAGGACCTGTACTACCAGGCCTGCGTCTTCGACCTGCTCACCACGGGGGACGTGAACTTCACGCTGGCCGCCTACTACGCCTTGGAGGACGTCAAGATGCTCCACTCCAACAAGGACAAACTGCACTTGTACGAGAGGACGCGGGAGTCCCCCGGCCGGGCGGCCACGGCGGGGCTGTCCCCGGCCCCCCGGCTCCTCCCGGGCAGCCTTCTGTTCCTCGGCCTGCTGCCCGGCTTCCTGGACGCCCTGGCTGCGTAG